DNA from Eucalyptus grandis isolate ANBG69807.140 chromosome 5, ASM1654582v1, whole genome shotgun sequence:
GACGTGGAGGAGATGATAGAGAAGGTGCTAGCCCTTGATAGGGCTTATCCGCTGCCTCTGCTTGGCGTGATGCTCGAGAAGTTTCCCGCGAAATTTGAGCCCGCCGCATGGTGGCCTAGGGATTCCAACAACCACCGCCAATCCAGAGGGAGGAAAACGGTTGCGAACGTGGAGAGAAACGGATGAAGCGAGGAGCTAGAAGTGGAGATGAGAGCCATTGTCCGAGTCCTCAAAAGCAAAGACAAGCAAGACTACTTGAGGCTGGGAAATCTGGCTCTAAAATTGAATAAGATGTCGGCGGTTTCTGTTCCTTTGCTAACCAGCATTGCCGCTGCCGGCTCAGCCTTCGGTTGCTCAACAGCCATGATGGTGGCAGCCATCACCGGGGCAATGGCCGCAATCATCAACAGCTTCGAGCACGGAGGCCAAGTCGGCATGGTTGTGGAGATGTACAGAAACTGCGCAGGGTTCTTCGAGCTCACGGAAGAGACTATTGAAGCGACACTCGAAGAGAGAGACTATAGCAAGAGAGAGAACGGAGAGATGTTCGAGATGAAGGTGGCGATGAAGCTGGGACGGAGCTTGTTGGAGCTCCGACATTTAGCAAGAAAATCAATGGCTTCTTGTATAGGGACTGAGGTTGATGAGTTTGGAAGCAAGCTTTTCTGAACTCCTTTTGAACAAAGATATACAACAGTGTATATACGATACATGTACAATGAGGCTCATTAACATGattctttcattatttatttcttgGTGCTTAATTTGTATCGATTAATTCcacaaaagaattaattaaaagtaTTAATTGATATGAGGATCTGATTTTTTAGTTTGCACAAATGGTCAAATCTTAAGTAAATACTCAGGTAAATATAATATATGCTCCTAGTCTGGTTTCGACCCATATAAGAATTCCACATCTTATCTAATATTGCacttcttaaataaaaatttggttaGTCTATTTTCTTACTAATCGATGAAGCATTTTTATAAGCcatgtttttaattttcataaatgTAAGATTTGTAAAGAAAAACGGAGGGCAATGCGTCATACCTTTTTCACGATGTCGACACAACCAAATGGTTGCATTCTTAAATGTCTCCTACTTTACAAACGGTCCCCATACGGAAGCGGCTTTGAATTTTCTGAGAGTTGACCTTATCGATACATGCAGTTTTCTCCTTGCCCCTTGTTCTTGGGCGTTGACTTTTGCTCTTTTCCACCCTGTAGCAGCAATTTGAGCATATTTCCTAATGTTACAGTGCCTAATGCCAAAGCTTAATACCTCGGATCAAGAACGACccattaaatttgataaattgagGCCATAATGTGAAATAAACTATAATAGAACCTAACTCTAATACAATATTAGAATgtctaataaaaatttaattgataaatgGAGGAAGATCACATAAATACAAAGAATATATAAACTTTGTAGACAAGTGATGTGAGATAATCAATACTTAGTGCTTGTTTAAGTGTTTGAGACATTTGATCTTTTTCAagagttttatttttctttcttcaggCTTTTGTGTTTAAATTCTCATATTTCTTGATATGatgattatatgttttttttttttttcatattaatgtggttttctttcatctattagtttaaaaattttaaattgggtAATATGATATCGAAGTAGAACTCTCTCTAGTAGGTGGGTTGTTCAAGGATGAACCGCGAGAAAGCCAGTGGGCTTGTAATGACTTGATTCAACAAGGGTGGGGAGTGTTTGCTGGATCCAAAGGGCTTGAACAATAAGAAACCCCTAAAAATGCTTCCAAGATGACGAAGGGAGCAAGATTGAATCAAATTGCACACCAAACATGGAGAGAACATTCTTGGATTATGTGAAATTGGGATTAACTCACAAGATGCGTGATGTAATTGAAACGTTCCAATCTTAAAGCGTGCTCAAGTAAGAACATTATGAAGATGAGTGATCACTTGGAAATGTGCCTATCCATACATGAAAGGTGTGACATCCTGAGATTCGATCATGTTTTTGATAAAGTGAAAtaggcatttcgtcgacgtgcttatggttctttttctctgagctgatcactcacgagttaactaacctattgggtgaagccattaagggatgtATTTGTAGTAAAATCCCTgaaagctactcaattggttaGATCGGACTAAAtcgcgtttgattgattctaaccatgaaatttaatttagtttcgggaatcgaatatttgagtgtgtcacaattcatttttcgGACCCCtgtctcatcgtccgtcaaattattgacgagtccgaaatttcaataaagaaattatgggaggaaaattgaagaccgaaaaaaaaaataaaaggggaagagaaaagaaaagaaaataaatttactttttctttttctctctcccttctcttttctttttctctctcctctcctctccctcccccgACTCTCCCgacttctctctccctctcttcccttttgaccggtcaagccctatctttttctctctctctctttcttcttcttcttcttcctccccgtGCGTCCGAACAAGCGAACCAGAAGCAGAAGCTCGAGCAGAAGCTGcagctcgccgctcgccgccgtcccgccgccgcaccgcacGCCCGCGCACGCCGCGCGTCCGCCGTTCGCCGCCCGTGCGCCGCTTGCGCCTGCCGCCCCTCCCCCGCGCGATCCAGCTCTGCTCAGCCCTGTTCGCCTCTGTCCAGcccccgtccggccacctccggccgccgttcgaccccgccggacctccccggTGTCCCCCTCACCCTTCGCCGGCCCCG
Protein-coding regions in this window:
- the LOC104447579 gene encoding LOW QUALITY PROTEIN: probable F-box protein At4g22030 (The sequence of the model RefSeq protein was modified relative to this genomic sequence to represent the inferred CDS: substituted 1 base at 1 genomic stop codon), translated to MAALQASSLAIPSSSSSGCHLKRMITASIQLPKPSKFSLADPSAAITKKLVEELRTRNGYAFAEPLQMDVAQKDRVWEPRLSPTSSIDTTTKLYAILEAVEDRVEMHDNIGEQRDNWNELLLNSVNMMTLTATTMAAMATAAPAPSLRICSTLLFTAATGMSLIMSKIQPSQLTEEQRNASRLFKQLRSEIKSMLVLQSPTESDVEEMIEKVLALDRAYPLPLLGVMLEKFPAKFEPAAWWPRDSNNHRQSRGRKTVANVERNGXSEELEVEMRAIVRVLKSKDKQDYLRLGNLALKLNKMSAVSVPLLTSIAAAGSAFGCSTAMMVAAITGAMAAIINSFEHGGQVGMVVEMYRNCAGFFELTEETIEATLEERDYSKRENGEMFEMKVAMKLGRSLLELRHLARKSMASCIGTEVDEFGSKLF